In one Mesorhizobium australicum genomic region, the following are encoded:
- the lpdA gene encoding dihydrolipoyl dehydrogenase, which produces MKEMTCKLLVIGAGPGGYVCAIRAGQLGIDTVIVEKARPGGTCLNVGCIPSKALIHAADEFHKIVGMAGGKDPLGISLAKPAIDLKQTVGWKDGIVGRLTTGVARLMKKAGVKSVHGTALFRDGKTVVVETETGEQLIRAEQVVIATGSTPVELPFLPFGGLVMSSTEALALETVPKGLAVIGGGYIGLELGTAFAKLGSRVTVVEAASRILPNWDADLTRPVMKRLDGLGIAVLTETKARRMTSEGDALLVERADGSEERIACDKVLVTVGRKPLVEGWGLEEIDLDRDGPFIRIDEQCRTSMRGVFAIGDVTGEPMLAHRAMAQGEMVAEIVAGHRRSWDKRAIPAVCFTDPEIVSVGLSPDEARAVAGEIKLGQFPFVANGRAMTLQSEEGFVRVVARADNHLVLGIQAVGAGVSELSAAFGLAIEMGARLEDIAGTIHAHPTLGEASQEAALKALGQALHI; this is translated from the coding sequence ATGAAGGAGATGACCTGCAAGCTGCTCGTCATCGGCGCCGGCCCCGGCGGCTATGTCTGCGCCATCCGCGCCGGGCAGCTGGGCATCGACACGGTGATCGTCGAGAAGGCCCGGCCTGGCGGCACATGCCTCAATGTCGGCTGCATTCCCTCGAAGGCGCTGATCCATGCCGCGGACGAGTTTCACAAGATCGTCGGCATGGCCGGCGGCAAGGACCCGCTCGGAATAAGTCTGGCCAAGCCCGCGATCGACCTGAAGCAGACGGTCGGGTGGAAGGACGGCATCGTCGGCAGGCTCACCACCGGCGTCGCCCGGCTGATGAAGAAGGCCGGGGTCAAGTCGGTGCACGGCACGGCGCTGTTCCGCGATGGCAAGACGGTGGTGGTCGAGACGGAGACGGGCGAGCAGCTGATCCGCGCCGAGCAGGTGGTGATCGCCACCGGCTCGACACCGGTGGAACTTCCCTTCCTGCCGTTCGGGGGCCTGGTCATGTCCTCGACCGAGGCGCTCGCGCTTGAGACGGTGCCGAAGGGTCTCGCCGTCATCGGCGGAGGCTATATCGGCCTCGAGCTCGGCACGGCCTTCGCGAAGCTCGGAAGCCGCGTCACCGTGGTCGAGGCGGCCTCCCGCATCCTGCCGAACTGGGACGCCGACCTGACGCGACCGGTGATGAAGCGGCTGGACGGTCTCGGCATCGCGGTCCTGACCGAGACCAAGGCGCGGCGGATGACCAGCGAAGGTGATGCCCTGCTGGTCGAGCGAGCCGACGGCTCGGAGGAGAGGATCGCGTGTGACAAGGTGCTCGTCACCGTCGGGCGCAAGCCGCTGGTGGAGGGTTGGGGGCTGGAGGAGATCGACCTCGACCGCGACGGTCCCTTCATCCGCATCGACGAGCAGTGCCGCACCTCGATGCGCGGCGTCTTCGCGATCGGCGACGTGACCGGCGAACCGATGCTTGCCCACCGGGCGATGGCGCAGGGCGAGATGGTCGCCGAAATCGTCGCAGGCCATCGCCGCAGCTGGGACAAGCGGGCGATCCCCGCGGTCTGCTTCACCGATCCAGAAATCGTTTCCGTCGGCCTCTCTCCGGACGAGGCGCGCGCGGTCGCAGGAGAGATCAAGCTCGGCCAGTTCCCGTTCGTCGCCAACGGCCGTGCCATGACGCTGCAATCCGAAGAGGGCTTCGTCCGCGTGGTCGCGCGCGCGGACAACCATCTCGTGCTCGGGATCCAGGCCGTCGGCGCAGGCGTCTCGGAACTCTCGGCGGCTTTCGGGCTGGCGATCGAAATGGGCGCCCGGCTCGAAGACATCGCCGGCACGATCCACGCCCATCCGACGCTGGGCGAGGCAAGCCAGGAAGCCGCCCTCAAGGCCCTCGGACAGGCGCTGCATATCTGA
- a CDS encoding NmrA family NAD(P)-binding protein — MRILVTGATGTVGGAAMELLRPEAEAGRIELLGAARSEDGASKLRGKGLTPVALDYDSPATLRPALRGVDSVFLITGYSVDMLVHSKRLLDAAKAEGVRHIVHLGALAADDTPFAHFAWHQMVERTIEAMGFSWTHLRPNFFIDTVWNGFRQRPDRIVHFVGDRRVSFVCAKDMAAVGAEALKRPDAHAGRTYPLAVEALTFAEVAAVLSDVTGRPVEYRPRPAADLFPIMQKQGAEPVYAASLAEGVAVTERGEMPLSGAVFDTVEKVTGRKGIGWRDFAEARKGELPA, encoded by the coding sequence ATGAGGATTCTGGTGACCGGCGCGACCGGGACGGTGGGCGGCGCGGCGATGGAGCTTCTGCGGCCCGAGGCGGAGGCGGGGCGCATCGAGCTCCTGGGCGCCGCCCGCAGCGAAGACGGCGCGAGCAAGCTGCGGGGCAAGGGCCTGACGCCGGTGGCGCTCGACTACGATTCGCCCGCAACGCTGCGTCCGGCCCTGCGCGGGGTGGATTCGGTCTTCCTCATCACCGGCTACTCGGTCGACATGCTGGTGCATTCCAAGCGGCTGCTCGACGCGGCGAAGGCGGAGGGGGTGCGCCACATCGTCCATCTCGGCGCTCTTGCGGCCGACGACACGCCGTTTGCGCATTTCGCCTGGCACCAGATGGTGGAACGGACCATCGAGGCGATGGGCTTCTCCTGGACGCATCTGCGACCGAACTTCTTCATCGACACGGTCTGGAACGGCTTCCGCCAGCGTCCCGACCGCATCGTGCATTTCGTCGGCGACCGGCGCGTCTCCTTCGTCTGCGCCAAGGACATGGCCGCCGTCGGCGCAGAGGCGCTGAAGCGGCCGGACGCGCATGCCGGCAGGACCTATCCGCTCGCCGTCGAGGCGCTTACCTTTGCCGAGGTGGCGGCGGTGCTGTCCGATGTCACCGGCCGACCGGTGGAATATCGTCCCCGCCCGGCTGCCGACCTGTTCCCGATCATGCAGAAGCAGGGCGCCGAGCCCGTCTATGCTGCGAGCCTCGCCGAGGGCGTGGCGGTCACCGAGCGCGGGGAGATGCCGCTTTCGGGCGCGGTGTTCGACACGGTGGAGAAGGTGACCGGCCGCAAGGGCATTGGCTGGCGCGACTTCGCCGAGGCGCGGAAGGGCGAGCTGCCGGCCTGA
- a CDS encoding DUF4286 family protein, whose amino-acid sequence MAKYNLIALTNAVAGRDDEFNDWYTNVHLADVLKLPGVIAAQRYHMSGTQHRPGPFDYGYMAVYEIEIDNIRDTLDELKAVSGTDRMPLSPALQDKRMVWIMEPITGRVERPKG is encoded by the coding sequence ATGGCGAAATACAATCTGATCGCGCTCACCAATGCTGTCGCGGGCCGCGACGACGAGTTCAACGACTGGTACACCAACGTCCATCTGGCCGACGTGCTGAAGCTGCCCGGCGTGATCGCCGCGCAGCGCTACCACATGAGCGGCACGCAGCACCGTCCCGGGCCGTTCGACTATGGCTACATGGCGGTCTACGAGATCGAGATCGACAATATCCGCGACACACTGGACGAATTGAAGGCCGTGTCGGGCACGGACAGGATGCCGCTCTCGCCTGCCCTGCAGGACAAGCGCATGGTCTGGATCATGGAGCCGATCACAGGCCGCGTCGAACGACCGAAGGGATAG
- a CDS encoding dihydrolipoamide acetyltransferase family protein: MPEHVIKLPDVGEGIAEAELVEWHVKVGDVVHEDMVLAAVMTDKATVEIPSPVEGVVTWLGAEVGQSVPIGSPIVKIGLGGDAAVSGGDVSAKESAVPAIAKATETAAPPPARRPAEAKDNSSAGAAAPQARAHPSAPAGPPRAAGEKPVASPAVRLRAKEAGIDLRQVAGTGPAGRITHEDLDAFARGGAATAATPGLSRRDGVEEIKVVGLRRRIAEKMVVAKSRIPHITYIEEIDVTALEDLRAKLNGDKKPDRPKLTLLPFLMRAMVKAIGEQPALNATFDDEAGVIHRHAAIHIGIATQTPNGLVVPVVRHAEARSLFDCAAEAARLAEAARSGAATREDLGGSTITITSLGAMGGVATTPVINHPEVAIVGVNKIMVRPIWDGSQFVPRKMMNLSSSFDHRVIDGWDAAVFVQRIKALLETPALMFVEG, from the coding sequence ATGCCCGAACATGTCATCAAGCTGCCGGACGTCGGCGAGGGGATCGCGGAGGCCGAACTTGTCGAGTGGCACGTCAAGGTGGGCGACGTCGTCCACGAGGATATGGTGCTGGCCGCGGTGATGACCGACAAGGCGACGGTCGAAATCCCGTCGCCGGTCGAAGGCGTCGTCACCTGGCTCGGCGCCGAGGTCGGGCAGTCCGTGCCGATCGGATCGCCGATCGTGAAGATCGGCCTCGGGGGAGACGCGGCCGTCTCGGGCGGCGACGTTTCGGCAAAGGAATCGGCGGTCCCAGCGATAGCCAAGGCCACGGAGACGGCCGCCCCGCCGCCGGCTCGCCGGCCGGCTGAGGCAAAGGACAACTCGTCGGCAGGTGCTGCCGCGCCGCAGGCCCGCGCCCACCCTTCGGCGCCGGCAGGCCCGCCGCGAGCGGCCGGCGAGAAGCCCGTCGCCTCGCCAGCGGTGCGCCTGCGCGCGAAGGAGGCCGGGATCGATCTGCGGCAGGTGGCTGGCACCGGCCCCGCCGGCCGCATCACGCATGAAGACCTCGACGCCTTCGCGCGGGGCGGCGCGGCGACGGCGGCTACGCCCGGCCTGTCGCGCCGGGACGGGGTGGAGGAGATCAAGGTGGTCGGCCTGCGCCGGCGGATCGCCGAGAAGATGGTAGTCGCCAAATCCCGCATTCCGCACATCACCTATATCGAGGAGATCGACGTTACCGCGCTGGAGGATCTGCGCGCCAAGCTGAACGGCGATAAGAAGCCGGATCGGCCGAAGCTCACGCTGCTGCCGTTCCTGATGCGCGCCATGGTCAAGGCGATCGGCGAGCAGCCGGCTCTCAACGCCACCTTCGACGACGAGGCGGGCGTCATCCACCGCCATGCGGCGATCCATATCGGCATCGCGACGCAGACCCCGAACGGCCTCGTGGTGCCCGTCGTGCGCCATGCGGAGGCACGCAGCCTGTTCGACTGCGCGGCGGAGGCCGCCCGCCTGGCGGAGGCGGCGCGCAGCGGTGCGGCCACGCGCGAGGATCTCGGAGGCTCGACGATCACGATCACGTCGCTCGGCGCGATGGGCGGCGTCGCCACAACTCCGGTCATCAACCATCCCGAAGTGGCGATCGTCGGCGTCAACAAGATCATGGTCCGCCCCATCTGGGACGGCTCGCAATTCGTGCCGCGCAAGATGATGAACTTGTCCTCGTCCTTCGATCATCGGGTGATCGATGGCTGGGACGCCGCCGTCTTCGTGCAGCGGATCAAGGCGCTGCTCGAAACGCCGGCGCTGATGTTCGTGGAGGGCTGA
- a CDS encoding SDR family NAD(P)-dependent oxidoreductase, translated as MRDQSDSDVCVVTGGGRGIGKAVVDRFRLGGATVHSVDLGFPSGGPDDGVVRHECDITDLAAVERLAGAIGKVDVLVNNAAAVTRAVPITELTPEEWQKTMSVNITGTFNVTRSFLPAMRKGGRIVNLASTFAHVGSPGRVAYSTTKGAMLAFTRSLALDCAPLGIRVNSVSPGGIATDRLVELFGSQQAAEDYLAPLHPIGRTGTPADIADAIWFLASPGASFMTGADLLVDGGYTAQ; from the coding sequence ATGCGTGATCAATCAGACAGTGACGTCTGCGTGGTGACCGGAGGCGGCAGGGGCATCGGCAAGGCGGTCGTCGACCGCTTCAGGCTGGGAGGAGCGACCGTGCACAGCGTCGATCTCGGCTTTCCGTCCGGTGGGCCGGACGACGGAGTCGTGCGGCACGAATGCGACATCACCGACCTCGCCGCCGTCGAGCGGCTGGCCGGCGCAATCGGCAAAGTCGACGTGCTCGTCAACAACGCCGCGGCGGTGACGCGGGCCGTGCCGATCACCGAGCTGACGCCCGAGGAGTGGCAGAAGACCATGTCGGTGAACATCACCGGTACATTCAACGTCACGCGCTCCTTCCTCCCCGCTATGCGCAAGGGAGGGCGGATCGTCAATCTCGCCTCGACCTTCGCCCATGTCGGCTCGCCGGGCCGCGTTGCCTATTCCACCACCAAGGGCGCCATGCTCGCCTTTACCCGCAGCCTCGCGCTCGACTGCGCGCCGCTCGGCATCCGGGTCAACTCCGTCTCGCCCGGCGGCATCGCCACCGACAGGCTGGTGGAGCTGTTCGGATCGCAGCAGGCAGCGGAGGACTACCTCGCCCCGCTGCACCCGATCGGGCGCACCGGCACACCGGCCGACATCGCCGACGCCATCTGGTTCCTCGCCTCGCCGGGCGCGAGCTTCATGACCGGTGCGGACCTCTTGGTCGACGGAGGCTATACCGCCCAGTGA
- a CDS encoding CaiB/BaiF CoA transferase family protein, producing the protein MSITPGGALAGLRVIDLTQMLAGPYCTMLLADQGADVVKIEPIEGDPTRHFGPFRADDKHHHFGGYFQSTNRNKKSIGLDLKSPEGKALLRRLVKDADVVVENFRAGVMDRLGIGYESLAAENPRLVYAAIRGFGDPRTGASPYVDRPAFDVVAQAMGGAMGITGPDAVTPMKIGPGIGDIFPAALSAFGIMAAVHHAQRTGQGQFVDVAMYDGILAMCERLVYQYSYTGKSPVPEGNQHPILCPFGVFPCKDGMVTIGCPRDSFWRELADAMGRPELASDPKFLTNNDRLAHASETVAIVEEWTRGLTKAEIAAALDGRVPFGPVNTAADIYADPHVAARQMLVEVEHPGSAKPVTIASTPIRMTATPGGVGRRAPMTGEDTDEVLAALGLGAGEIAELKARKVVA; encoded by the coding sequence ATGTCCATCACACCCGGAGGCGCGCTGGCGGGCCTGCGCGTCATCGACCTGACGCAGATGCTGGCCGGTCCCTATTGCACCATGCTGCTCGCCGACCAGGGCGCCGACGTCGTCAAGATCGAACCGATCGAGGGCGACCCTACCCGGCATTTCGGCCCGTTCCGGGCGGACGACAAGCACCATCATTTCGGCGGCTACTTTCAGTCGACCAACCGCAACAAGAAGAGCATCGGGCTGGACCTCAAATCGCCGGAGGGCAAGGCGTTGCTGCGGCGGCTGGTGAAGGACGCGGACGTCGTCGTCGAGAACTTCCGCGCCGGCGTCATGGATCGCCTCGGCATCGGCTATGAGAGCCTCGCGGCCGAAAACCCGCGCCTCGTCTATGCGGCGATCCGCGGCTTCGGCGATCCGCGCACCGGCGCCAGCCCCTATGTCGACCGGCCCGCCTTCGACGTGGTCGCGCAGGCGATGGGCGGCGCGATGGGCATCACCGGTCCCGACGCCGTGACGCCGATGAAGATCGGCCCCGGCATCGGCGACATCTTCCCGGCCGCGCTGTCGGCCTTCGGCATCATGGCCGCCGTCCACCACGCGCAACGCACCGGCCAGGGCCAGTTCGTCGACGTGGCGATGTATGACGGCATCCTCGCCATGTGCGAGCGGCTGGTTTATCAATATTCCTACACCGGCAAGTCGCCCGTGCCGGAAGGCAACCAGCATCCGATCCTCTGCCCCTTCGGCGTCTTTCCGTGCAAGGACGGCATGGTCACGATCGGCTGCCCGCGCGACTCGTTCTGGCGCGAACTGGCCGACGCGATGGGTCGGCCGGAACTCGCCAGCGACCCGAAATTCCTGACCAACAACGACCGGCTCGCCCATGCCTCCGAGACCGTGGCGATCGTGGAGGAATGGACGCGCGGCCTGACCAAGGCGGAGATTGCGGCGGCGCTGGACGGCCGCGTGCCGTTCGGGCCGGTCAACACCGCCGCCGACATCTATGCCGATCCGCACGTCGCCGCGCGGCAGATGCTGGTCGAGGTCGAACATCCCGGCTCCGCGAAGCCCGTCACCATAGCCTCGACGCCGATCCGCATGACGGCGACGCCCGGCGGCGTCGGCCGACGCGCGCCGATGACCGGCGAGGACACGGACGAGGTTCTGGCCGCGCTCGGCCTCGGCGCCGGCGAGATCGCGGAGCTGAAGGCACGGAAGGTCGTCGCCTGA
- a CDS encoding NIPSNAP family protein: MIIEKRTYTFHPGKVQEFLALYEKEGLEIHTKYLPLVGYFVSDIGTLNQVITMWGYESMADREEKRARLYADPAWIAFGPKTTPFIQKMETMILKPTGWSPIK; this comes from the coding sequence GTGATCATCGAGAAGCGGACGTATACATTCCACCCCGGCAAGGTGCAGGAGTTCCTCGCGCTCTACGAGAAGGAAGGGCTGGAGATCCATACAAAGTATCTGCCGCTCGTCGGCTACTTCGTCTCCGACATCGGCACGCTCAACCAGGTCATCACCATGTGGGGTTATGAGAGCATGGCCGACCGCGAGGAGAAGCGGGCGCGGCTCTACGCCGATCCAGCCTGGATCGCTTTCGGCCCGAAGACGACGCCCTTCATCCAGAAGATGGAGACGATGATCCTGAAGCCGACCGGCTGGTCCCCCATCAAGTAG
- a CDS encoding DMT family transporter, producing the protein MSSANGSGPAATPGAAEYALLAAVSLTWGSSYMFTKVAVSAIPPLTLIVLRTGIAALVMSAILAFSGRMTRLSWRDIGVFALIGLTVNAATLCLIAISVSFVDSSVTATTMALVPLITAVLAVFRGDYPTSRNILGIAVGLAGIVVLFGPQALMGLGDSAMGAVAAISASMIFASSLFVSGLVRRHHPLLVATASLVSAALWTLPVALISDGLPSAIPGSQVIGAVVVLALLNTAAASLLVFALVGRTGPAFTALNNYLVPAVAVACGSVFLGEAFTVQKAAGVALVLAGVAISSMRRKPGVVAPAPSP; encoded by the coding sequence ATGTCCAGCGCGAACGGGTCCGGCCCGGCGGCAACGCCCGGCGCCGCCGAATATGCTTTGCTCGCCGCGGTCAGCCTCACCTGGGGCTCGTCCTACATGTTCACCAAGGTCGCCGTCTCCGCCATCCCGCCGCTCACGCTGATCGTGCTGCGCACCGGCATCGCCGCCCTCGTCATGTCGGCAATCCTCGCGTTCAGCGGTCGCATGACGAGGCTGTCGTGGCGCGACATCGGCGTATTCGCACTCATCGGACTGACGGTGAACGCGGCGACACTCTGTCTGATCGCGATCTCCGTCTCCTTCGTCGATTCGTCCGTCACCGCGACCACCATGGCGCTCGTGCCGCTGATCACCGCCGTCCTTGCCGTCTTCCGCGGCGACTATCCGACGTCTCGCAACATTCTGGGCATCGCGGTCGGGCTGGCCGGTATCGTCGTCCTGTTCGGGCCACAGGCCCTGATGGGCTTGGGCGACAGCGCCATGGGGGCTGTCGCGGCGATCTCGGCTTCGATGATCTTCGCCTCGTCGCTGTTCGTGTCCGGCCTCGTGCGCAGGCACCATCCTCTCCTCGTCGCGACGGCGTCACTGGTTTCCGCCGCCCTGTGGACGCTTCCGGTTGCCCTTATCTCTGACGGGCTTCCGTCCGCCATTCCCGGATCGCAGGTGATCGGCGCTGTCGTCGTCCTCGCCTTGCTCAACACGGCGGCCGCCAGCCTGCTGGTCTTCGCCCTTGTCGGCCGCACGGGCCCCGCATTCACGGCGCTGAACAATTATCTCGTGCCGGCCGTGGCCGTCGCCTGCGGGTCCGTGTTCCTCGGCGAGGCGTTCACCGTCCAGAAGGCGGCCGGCGTCGCGCTGGTGCTGGCCGGGGTGGCGATCTCCTCGATGCGCCGCAAACCCGGTGTCGTCGCGCCGGCGCCGTCTCCCTGA
- a CDS encoding alpha-ketoacid dehydrogenase subunit beta has protein sequence MPRMTMIEAIRSAMDVSMERDEKVVVFGEDVGFFGGVFRCTAGLQKKYGTSRCFDTPISELGIVGVAVGMAAYGLRPCVEIQFADYVYPAYDQIVSEAARLRYRSAGQFTCPIVIRMPTGGGIFGGQTHSQSPEALFTHVAGLKVVVPSNPVDAKGLLIAAIEDPDPVIFLEPKRLYNGPFDGHHDRPVTAWSKHALGEVAEGHFTVPLGKAEVRREGSAVTVLAYGTMVHVALAAAEEKGIDAEIIDLRTLIPLDLDAIVASVKKTGRCVIVHEATLTSGFGAELAALVQEHCFYHLEAPIQRVTGWDTPYPHALEWDYFPGPARIGEALSAAMEA, from the coding sequence ATGCCGCGCATGACGATGATCGAGGCCATCCGCTCCGCCATGGACGTGTCGATGGAGCGCGACGAGAAGGTGGTCGTGTTCGGCGAGGACGTCGGCTTCTTCGGCGGCGTGTTCCGGTGCACCGCCGGCCTGCAGAAGAAATACGGCACGTCGCGCTGCTTCGACACGCCGATCTCCGAACTCGGCATCGTCGGTGTGGCCGTGGGCATGGCCGCCTACGGCCTGCGGCCGTGCGTCGAGATCCAGTTCGCCGACTATGTCTATCCGGCGTATGACCAGATCGTGTCCGAGGCCGCGCGGCTGCGCTACCGTTCGGCCGGCCAGTTTACCTGCCCGATCGTCATCCGCATGCCGACCGGCGGCGGCATCTTCGGCGGCCAGACCCATAGCCAGAGCCCCGAGGCCCTGTTTACCCACGTCGCGGGGCTGAAGGTCGTGGTGCCGTCCAACCCGGTTGACGCAAAAGGCCTGCTGATCGCGGCGATCGAGGATCCGGATCCGGTGATCTTCCTCGAACCGAAGCGGCTCTATAACGGCCCGTTCGACGGGCATCACGACCGCCCGGTCACTGCCTGGTCCAAACATGCGCTGGGCGAGGTAGCCGAGGGGCACTTCACCGTGCCGCTCGGCAAGGCCGAGGTGCGGCGGGAAGGATCTGCCGTGACCGTGCTTGCCTATGGCACGATGGTGCATGTGGCGCTGGCCGCAGCGGAGGAGAAAGGCATCGACGCCGAGATCATCGATCTCCGAACCCTCATTCCGCTCGACCTGGATGCGATCGTGGCGTCGGTGAAGAAGACCGGTCGCTGCGTCATCGTCCACGAGGCGACGCTCACGTCCGGCTTCGGGGCGGAGCTTGCCGCGCTGGTGCAGGAGCACTGCTTCTATCATCTCGAAGCGCCGATCCAGCGCGTGACCGGCTGGGACACGCCCTATCCGCACGCCCTGGAGTGGGACTATTTCCCGGGACCGGCGCGGATCGGCGAGGCGCTTTCCGCCGCGATGGAGGCCTGA
- a CDS encoding SDR family NAD(P)-dependent oxidoreductase, whose protein sequence is MRRLEGKLAVVTGAANGIGRASALRFATEGANLAIMDLEAGGLEKVAEEARAGGAKVLAIAGDCTKEEFIAPSFKRIYDEFGFVDVLMNNVGQSARERASEFYKSEPEVWRFVIDITLFSTLTASRQVVPSMREAGRGKIVNVASNAGMAGEVGIAEYAAAKMGVIGFTRSLARELAPFKVNVNAVCPGVTKTRVIERIPEDILEKIRAQIPLGYFAEPEDIAAAAAFLASDDARYMTGQSVVVDGGRWMI, encoded by the coding sequence ATGCGCCGTCTTGAAGGAAAACTCGCCGTCGTCACAGGCGCGGCCAATGGTATCGGCCGCGCTTCCGCGCTCCGCTTCGCCACGGAAGGCGCGAACCTCGCGATCATGGATCTTGAGGCCGGCGGGCTGGAGAAGGTCGCCGAGGAAGCCCGAGCCGGCGGCGCGAAGGTGCTCGCCATCGCCGGCGACTGCACCAAGGAAGAGTTTATCGCCCCCTCCTTCAAGCGCATCTACGACGAGTTCGGCTTCGTCGACGTGCTGATGAACAATGTCGGGCAGAGCGCGCGCGAGCGGGCGTCCGAGTTCTACAAGTCCGAGCCAGAGGTCTGGCGCTTCGTCATCGACATCACGCTGTTCTCCACGCTCACCGCCTCCCGCCAGGTCGTGCCATCGATGCGTGAGGCCGGTCGCGGCAAGATCGTCAACGTCGCCTCCAATGCCGGCATGGCCGGCGAGGTCGGCATCGCCGAATACGCCGCCGCCAAGATGGGCGTCATCGGCTTCACCCGTTCGCTCGCCCGCGAGCTCGCGCCATTCAAGGTGAACGTCAACGCGGTCTGCCCGGGCGTCACCAAGACCCGCGTCATCGAGCGCATCCCCGAGGACATCCTTGAGAAAATCCGCGCCCAGATCCCGCTCGGCTATTTCGCCGAACCGGAGGACATCGCGGCGGCTGCGGCGTTCCTCGCCAGCGACGATGCCCGTTACATGACCGGCCAGTCCGTCGTCGTCGACGGCGGCCGCTGGATGATCTGA
- a CDS encoding acyl-CoA dehydrogenase family protein has translation MIERTLFSEEHEMFRASVRRFMEELAPHHEEWEEKGEVPRWAWKKAGENGFLCVAIPEESGGVGADRRYSIILMEEQYRLNLTGLGFALHSDIVAPYIDHYGTAEQKQRWLPKMTSGDYIAGIAMTEPGGGSDLQAIRTTAIRDGNHYVVSGQKTFITNGQTADLFLVACKTDRTQGAKGISLIVVETDRPGFERGRRLKKLGTKAQDTSELFFNEVRVPVSNLIGEEGKGFGYMMNELAWERMHVGIQAVSCVEAALDWTIDYTRNRKAFGKAVIDFQNSRFKLAEMKTEIQVGRIFLDRCLELVLEGKLDTTTAAMVKLWTSEMQGKVLDELLQLHGGYGFMWEYPITRAFADARVQRIYAGTNEIMKELIGRTL, from the coding sequence ATGATCGAGCGCACCCTGTTTTCGGAAGAGCACGAAATGTTCCGGGCGTCCGTCCGGCGTTTCATGGAAGAGCTCGCGCCCCACCACGAGGAGTGGGAGGAAAAGGGCGAGGTGCCCCGCTGGGCGTGGAAGAAGGCCGGCGAGAACGGCTTCCTCTGCGTGGCGATTCCGGAAGAATCCGGTGGCGTCGGCGCCGACAGGCGCTATTCCATCATCCTCATGGAGGAGCAGTACCGGCTGAACCTCACCGGCCTCGGCTTCGCGCTCCATTCCGACATCGTCGCGCCCTACATTGACCATTACGGCACGGCGGAACAGAAGCAGCGCTGGCTGCCGAAGATGACCTCGGGCGACTACATCGCCGGCATCGCCATGACCGAGCCCGGCGGCGGTTCGGACCTGCAGGCGATCCGCACCACCGCCATCCGCGACGGCAACCACTATGTAGTATCCGGCCAGAAGACCTTCATCACCAATGGGCAGACCGCCGACCTCTTCCTGGTCGCCTGCAAGACAGACCGGACGCAGGGCGCCAAGGGCATCAGCCTGATCGTCGTCGAGACCGACCGTCCCGGCTTCGAGCGCGGCCGACGCCTGAAGAAGCTCGGCACCAAGGCGCAGGACACGTCGGAACTGTTCTTCAACGAGGTGCGGGTACCGGTCTCGAACCTGATCGGCGAGGAGGGCAAGGGCTTCGGTTACATGATGAACGAGCTTGCCTGGGAGCGCATGCATGTCGGCATCCAGGCCGTCTCCTGCGTCGAGGCCGCACTCGACTGGACGATCGACTACACACGCAACCGCAAGGCGTTCGGCAAGGCGGTCATCGACTTCCAGAACTCGCGCTTCAAGCTCGCCGAGATGAAGACCGAGATCCAGGTCGGCCGTATCTTCCTCGACCGCTGCCTCGAACTGGTGCTGGAAGGCAAGCTCGACACCACGACCGCGGCGATGGTGAAGCTCTGGACCAGCGAGATGCAGGGCAAGGTGCTGGACGAACTGCTCCAGCTCCACGGCGGCTACGGCTTCATGTGGGAGTACCCCATCACCCGCGCCTTCGCCGACGCGCGCGTGCAGCGCATCTATGCCGGCACCAACGAGATCATGAAGGAACTGATCGGGCGGACGCTGTAG